The segment GGAGAACATGGTATTGGACATGGAAAGGTAGATTTTTTAGTAGAATCACTAGGAGATACTAATATGAGATTAATGAAAGAAATAAAGAATGTGTTTGATCCTAATATGGTATTAAATCCAGGAAAAGTTTGTTATAAATTGTAAAAAGTAGCTAAAAATAAAATAAAATGGAGGATATAATTATGGCTTATATAATTTCAGATGATGCTAAAGATTTATTAGAAGATGTTAAGGATTTTTGTGAAAATGAAGTAAAAGAACAATGTAAAGAATATGATAAAAGTGGAGAATGGCCAAAAGAGATGTATGATAAGGCAATTGAAATGCAACTACATATGTTAGAAGTTCCAGAAGAATATGGTGGAATGGGACTTAGCAGAATAGATGTAGCTGCTTTAATGGAGGAGATGGCAATTGCAGATGCAGGTTTTGCAACAACAATATCAGCTAGTGGATTAGGAATGAAACCAGTATTAATTGCAGGAAATGAAGAACAAAAGAAAAGAGTTTGTGATTTGGTTATCGAAGGTGGTTTTGGAGCTTTTTGTTTAACAGAACCAGCTGCAGGATCTGATGCAAGCGCAGGTAAAACTACAGCAGTTAAAGATGGAGATGAATATGTACTTAATGGAAGAAAATGTTTTATTACTAATGCAGGAGTAGCTTCTTTTTATTGTGTAACTGCAATGACAGATAAAACAAAAGGAGTTAAAGGAATTTCAATGTTTTTAATTGAAGCAGGAACTCCAGGATTAAGTACAGGAAATCATGAAAATAAAATGGGAATAAGAACTTCTAATACTTGTGATGTTGTATTTGAGGATTGTAGAGTACCAGCATCAGCTTTAATAGGAGTCGAAGGAAAAGGATTTGGAATAGCAATGAAAACTCTAGATCAAGCTAGAACTTGGATGGGTTGTATTGCAACAGGAATAGCTCAAAGAGGTATAGATGAAGCTATAGCTTATGGAAAAGAAAGAATTCAATTTGGGAAACCAGTTATAAAAAATCAAGCTATGCAGTTTAAGATAGCAGATATGGAAATAAAAACAGAAACAGCTCGTCAAATGGTAGCTCATGCATTAACATTAATGGATATGGGTCTTCCTTATGCTAAAGAATCTGCAATAGCTAAATGTTATGCAGGAGATATAGCAATGGAGGTTGCTTCAGAAGCTATACAAGTATTTGGAGGATATGGATATAGTAGAGAATATCCAGTGGAAAAATTAATAAGAGATGCTAAAATTTTCCAAATTTTTGAAGGAACAAACGAAATTCAAAGAATAGTAATAGCAAATAATATAATAGGAAGAATTTAAGAATACTAGGAGGAAAGTAATGAATATTTTAGTTTGTATAAAACAAGTTCCAGATGATTCTGTGGAAGTTTCAGTAAAAGATAATAGACCAGCATTAGAAGATATAGGAAAAGTTGTTAATGCTTTTGATACATACGCTTTAGAAATGGCAACAAGATTTAAAGAAGCTAATGATGGAGAAATAACTGTATTAAGTATAGGGGATAAAAGTACAGAAAAATCTTTAAAAAATTGTTTAGCAGTAGGAGGAAATAAAGCGGTATTAATAAATGATAAAGAATTTAAAGAATCAGATGCATTAGGAACAGCCTATATATTAGCAAGCGGAATAAGAAAACTAGAAGA is part of the Fusobacterium sp. JB019 genome and harbors:
- a CDS encoding acyl-CoA dehydrogenase family protein — translated: MAYIISDDAKDLLEDVKDFCENEVKEQCKEYDKSGEWPKEMYDKAIEMQLHMLEVPEEYGGMGLSRIDVAALMEEMAIADAGFATTISASGLGMKPVLIAGNEEQKKRVCDLVIEGGFGAFCLTEPAAGSDASAGKTTAVKDGDEYVLNGRKCFITNAGVASFYCVTAMTDKTKGVKGISMFLIEAGTPGLSTGNHENKMGIRTSNTCDVVFEDCRVPASALIGVEGKGFGIAMKTLDQARTWMGCIATGIAQRGIDEAIAYGKERIQFGKPVIKNQAMQFKIADMEIKTETARQMVAHALTLMDMGLPYAKESAIAKCYAGDIAMEVASEAIQVFGGYGYSREYPVEKLIRDAKIFQIFEGTNEIQRIVIANNIIGRI